The genomic segment GTGTATTTCGTCTTGATTCTTTGGAAGGTTTGTTTATAATAGATATCAAGGGTCCTTAATGGTTACATTTATTGTACAGGGTGTTGCTCTGAACCCCAGTCTTCTTGCAGGAAACTAGAGAGAATGAGCTTATTGCTTTTTAATTGTAGATATAAAGAATCTATAAAGGTGGTATACGAGCATGGATCAACTTATCGATGTAGGAATTATTGGCGGCGGACCAGCAGGGATGAGTGCCGCTCTCGCGCTGGGCAGGGCAAGAAAAAGCGTGGTCGTGATCGATGAAGGCCGTCCACGCAATCGCGTTACACGTGAGTCGCATGGCTTTCTTACGAGAGACGGCATCACTCCGAGCGATTTTCATCACATAGCAAGGGAGCAAATCAGCGCCTACCCCTCCGTTCACTTTGTGGAGGATACAGCTGTAACGATCACAGGACACGATGGAAGTTTTCTCATTACGACTGCAAAGGGAACGACTTATCAAAGCAAAAAGCTGCTGTTCACAGTGGGAATGAAGGATCTCCCTTTGCCTGTTAACGGATTAGCAGAAGTGTATGGAAAGAGTGCCTTTGTCTGCCCTTATTGCGATGGATGGGAATTACGCGACCAGCCACTTGTCTTGATCGCCAACGGAGAGAAAGCATTGCACTTGGCAAAGATGCTATCTGGTTGGACCAATCATTACACCCTCTGCACCAATGGACCAGATGAATTCACGGAAGAACAAAGATTGGAACTGTTGCAGCATCACGTTCCTGTCTTTGACTCCCCAATCGAGCGAATTGTGTCTGTCGATGGGAGGGTACAGCGCGTTGATCTTGCAGATGGCAACAGCATTTCGTGCACGGGAATCTTTTTTGCTCCAAAA from the Brevibacillus brevis genome contains:
- a CDS encoding NAD(P)/FAD-dependent oxidoreductase, encoding MDQLIDVGIIGGGPAGMSAALALGRARKSVVVIDEGRPRNRVTRESHGFLTRDGITPSDFHHIAREQISAYPSVHFVEDTAVTITGHDGSFLITTAKGTTYQSKKLLFTVGMKDLPLPVNGLAEVYGKSAFVCPYCDGWELRDQPLVLIANGEKALHLAKMLSGWTNHYTLCTNGPDEFTEEQRLELLQHHVPVFDSPIERIVSVDGRVQRVDLADGNSISCTGIFFAPKLVAGSDLPRALGCQVTETGMVIVDNFGKTSVPGVYSAGDAATTQYQVITAAALGSVAGMSINNELLLEAWNRRS